From a single Paraburkholderia sp. D15 genomic region:
- a CDS encoding acyltransferase, protein MTASALTAAPSHSRRIVQLDGLRAIAVLAVFAQHALKAPLWMGVDLFFVLSGFLITGILLERKAREQSYFGYFYARRARRILPPYVLLMVVSSILFGLGWAQHWQWYAFFATNIGDALNQSGHDSLNVLWSLAVEEQFYIVWPFVILLVPERVLGYVAAALILLVPLLRAVATPWFDSFWPIYYLTPFRMDLLAAGALLAVAVRRDRDALEPFKGLAVLGFVAALAILAWLHLHYPRFRAANTPLSNAGLYSVSLLLCTSIVVIALQSKGIVKRLLCNPVLVYIGTISYTIYLIHLSVLYTLWPLHLNRFVTAALALAITLVYASITWFAFEKRLIFGSAKTAHPAHPAHLSHPPATKAAPAGAGAHGAAAQAPHSRA, encoded by the coding sequence ATGACAGCCAGCGCACTGACCGCAGCGCCTTCCCACTCCCGCCGCATCGTGCAGCTCGACGGCCTGCGCGCGATCGCGGTGCTCGCCGTGTTCGCGCAGCACGCGCTGAAGGCGCCGCTGTGGATGGGCGTCGATCTGTTTTTCGTACTCAGCGGCTTTCTGATCACCGGCATCCTGCTCGAACGCAAGGCGCGCGAGCAGTCGTACTTCGGTTACTTCTACGCACGCCGTGCACGACGCATCCTGCCGCCGTACGTGTTGCTGATGGTCGTGTCGTCGATCCTGTTCGGTTTGGGCTGGGCGCAGCATTGGCAGTGGTACGCGTTCTTCGCCACCAATATCGGCGACGCGCTCAATCAAAGCGGTCACGACAGTCTCAACGTGCTGTGGTCGCTCGCCGTCGAGGAGCAGTTCTATATCGTCTGGCCGTTCGTGATCCTGCTGGTGCCCGAGCGCGTGCTCGGCTACGTGGCGGCCGCGCTGATCCTGCTGGTGCCGTTGCTGCGCGCGGTCGCCACGCCGTGGTTCGATTCGTTCTGGCCGATCTACTACCTGACGCCGTTCCGCATGGACCTGCTCGCGGCCGGCGCGCTGCTGGCCGTCGCCGTGCGGCGCGATCGCGACGCGCTCGAACCGTTCAAGGGACTCGCGGTGCTGGGCTTCGTCGCGGCGCTCGCGATTCTCGCGTGGCTGCATCTGCACTACCCGCGCTTCCGGGCCGCGAATACGCCGCTCTCGAATGCGGGGCTGTATAGCGTGTCGCTGCTGCTGTGCACGTCGATCGTGGTGATCGCGCTGCAGAGCAAGGGAATCGTCAAACGGCTGCTGTGCAATCCGGTGCTCGTCTATATCGGCACGATCAGCTACACGATCTATCTGATTCACCTGAGCGTGCTGTACACGCTATGGCCGCTGCATCTGAACCGCTTCGTGACGGCCGCGCTGGCGCTCGCGATCACGCTGGTCTACGCGAGCATCACCTGGTTCGCGTTCGAGAAGCGGCTGATTTTCGGTTCGGCCAAAACCGCGCATCCCGCCCATCCGGCGCATCTGTCCCATCCGCCGGCGACGAAAGCGGCCCCGGCCGGTGCCGGCGCGCACGGCGCGGCCGCGCAAGCGCCGCACAGCCGCGCATGA
- a CDS encoding SGNH/GDSL hydrolase family protein — MAANAAQAAVPANAPVVIEAYGDSTTLGITCADGHCAPQSRNAVTFLQDDLQARHGERVQVTNYGVGGTMASQLRDGTGNRRAGPNAGLPWRDRLATSPARIVLINYGINEVMHNQTPEQFYAAETELVKSARALGKEPVLQTSNPMPDDRLNARLAAMVAMTRRVAAEQKVPLVDQFAYIGSLPDWKSLMSDGAHPKPDLYRLKAQQDCRVVEPMVQRLLAGAR; from the coding sequence ATGGCGGCAAACGCGGCGCAAGCCGCGGTACCTGCCAACGCGCCGGTCGTGATCGAAGCCTACGGCGATTCGACGACGCTCGGCATCACCTGCGCCGACGGCCACTGCGCTCCGCAGTCGCGCAACGCGGTGACGTTCCTGCAGGACGACCTGCAAGCGCGCCACGGCGAGCGCGTGCAGGTCACGAACTACGGCGTGGGCGGCACGATGGCCTCGCAACTGCGCGACGGCACCGGCAATCGCCGCGCCGGTCCGAACGCCGGACTGCCGTGGCGCGACCGCCTCGCCACCTCGCCCGCGCGGATCGTGCTGATCAATTACGGCATCAACGAAGTGATGCACAACCAGACGCCCGAGCAGTTCTACGCGGCCGAAACCGAACTGGTGAAAAGCGCCCGCGCGCTCGGCAAGGAGCCGGTTCTGCAGACCTCGAACCCGATGCCGGACGACCGTCTCAACGCGCGCCTCGCCGCGATGGTCGCGATGACGCGCCGCGTGGCCGCCGAACAGAAGGTGCCGCTGGTCGACCAGTTCGCCTACATCGGCAGCCTGCCGGACTGGAAAAGCCTGATGTCCGACGGCGCGCACCCGAAGCCGGACCTGTACCGCCTCAAGGCGCAGCAGGACTGCCGGGTCGTCGAGCCGATGGTGCAACGGCTGCTGGCCGGCGCACGTTGA